From one Planktothrix agardhii NIES-204 genomic stretch:
- a CDS encoding putative dehydrogenase, producing MKTALITGASVGIGAAFAKELASRKIDVVLVARSQDKLEKLAEQLRSQYNIKAYLIPQDLTQPDATQSVFDAISQQGLTIDLLINNAGFGDYGAFADRPLTKQVQMIQLNITALVELTHLFLTDMKKRGSGAIVNVASIAGYQPLPYCSVYAGTKAFVLNFTEALWAENKDSGVRLLVVCPGPTESNFFVAAEFPQTLSGVGQNYATAEEVVQDTLTALEKDFSTLVTGGFSNQFIVNLPRFFPRDTIVSLVEKQFKPKK from the coding sequence ATGAAAACTGCGTTAATTACAGGAGCGTCTGTTGGGATTGGGGCGGCGTTTGCAAAGGAATTAGCCTCTCGGAAAATTGATGTGGTTTTAGTGGCCCGTTCTCAAGACAAATTAGAAAAACTTGCTGAACAATTGCGATCGCAATATAATATTAAAGCATATCTAATTCCTCAAGATTTAACCCAACCCGATGCCACACAATCGGTTTTTGATGCTATCTCTCAACAGGGATTAACTATTGATTTACTAATTAATAATGCGGGATTTGGAGATTATGGAGCTTTTGCAGATCGTCCCTTAACTAAACAAGTGCAAATGATTCAGTTAAATATTACAGCCTTAGTTGAACTGACTCATTTATTCTTAACAGATATGAAAAAACGGGGTTCAGGTGCGATCGTTAATGTCGCTTCTATTGCGGGTTATCAACCCTTACCTTATTGTTCGGTTTATGCGGGAACAAAAGCCTTTGTTTTGAATTTTACCGAGGCTTTATGGGCGGAAAATAAAGACTCTGGGGTGAGGCTTTTAGTGGTCTGTCCTGGCCCTACCGAATCTAACTTTTTTGTCGCAGCAGAATTTCCTCAAACCCTTTCCGGCGTTGGACAAAATTATGCCACGGCGGAGGAAGTTGTTCAAGACACATTAACAGCCTTAGAAAAAGACTTTTCAACTTTAGTAACGGGAGGATTTAGTAATCAATTTATTGTGAATTTACCTCGATTTTTCCCTAGAGATACGATTGTTAGTTTAGTAGAAAAACAGTTTAAACCTAAAAAATAA
- a CDS encoding beta-Ig-H3/fasciclin: MTIQNHSQKLIAGFVGIVGLTLFGILPVQAQLHNYTLINSTQITQIPATTSLDIIDTIVSAGEFRILTQALQAADLVDAIKAEGPFTLFAPTDKAFSELPPGVLENLLKPENKAQLVKILTYHIVPGNVLSTDLKSGEVKTLEGDTINIQVGSSVKVDKATVIKADVPARNGVIHVIDAVILPE, encoded by the coding sequence ATGACCATTCAAAATCACTCGCAAAAATTAATCGCTGGGTTTGTAGGTATTGTTGGGTTGACGCTATTCGGGATTTTACCCGTTCAAGCTCAACTGCATAATTACACCTTAATAAACTCAACCCAAATTACTCAAATTCCGGCTACAACTTCCCTGGATATTATTGATACTATTGTTAGCGCGGGTGAATTTAGAATTCTAACCCAAGCTTTACAAGCGGCGGACTTAGTTGATGCGATTAAAGCAGAAGGGCCATTTACCCTATTTGCACCAACAGATAAAGCCTTTTCCGAACTTCCCCCAGGAGTTTTAGAAAACTTACTGAAACCGGAAAATAAAGCCCAATTAGTTAAAATTCTAACCTATCATATTGTGCCTGGAAATGTATTATCAACTGACCTAAAATCTGGAGAAGTCAAAACCTTAGAAGGAGATACGATTAATATTCAAGTAGGTTCATCGGTAAAAGTTGATAAAGCAACGGTAATTAAAGCCGATGTTCCTGCTAGAAATGGTGTAATTCATGTAATTGATGCGGTGATTTTACCTGAATAA
- the fraC gene encoding filament integrity protein, translating into MPVRTILRVILLRIIRLLMSITIEAWIFKKSFNISPKLSVQYTMALNLLASACEWMIVVNAEAILPLKARTQLINYLLVEQLDTTSFVIFLLTVFNFTFLLLIKWIGFETLRFLSSTDFTKISKVFSGNSEDQIQMSEKYKDFRVILLAHTFSYSLFLGLAFTLLILK; encoded by the coding sequence ATGCCAGTCAGGACTATATTAAGAGTTATTTTATTAAGAATTATTCGGCTTTTAATGTCTATTACTATTGAAGCCTGGATTTTCAAAAAAAGTTTCAATATCTCCCCAAAATTGAGTGTACAATATACCATGGCTCTCAATTTATTAGCAAGTGCCTGTGAATGGATGATTGTTGTAAATGCAGAAGCAATATTACCATTGAAAGCTCGAACACAATTAATTAATTATTTATTGGTAGAACAGCTTGATACAACCTCCTTCGTTATTTTTTTATTAACGGTTTTTAATTTTACTTTCTTACTATTAATTAAATGGATAGGCTTTGAAACCCTCCGGTTTTTATCAAGTACAGACTTTACTAAAATTAGTAAAGTATTTTCAGGAAATTCAGAAGACCAGATTCAAATGTCAGAAAAATATAAGGATTTTAGAGTAATATTACTAGCACATACTTTCAGTTATTCTCTGTTTTTAGGGTTAGCATTTACATTATTAATTTTAAAATAA
- a CDS encoding glutamine amidotransferase of anthranilate synthase: MIIVIDNYDSFTYNIVQYLGELGQELPIAAEVQVFRNDRISLEEIRQMKPDAVVISPGPGRPEDAGISLELIRELGPTLPILGVCLGHQSIGQVFGGNIISAPELMHGKTSPIHHTGVGVFKNLENPLTATRYHSLVIERETCPDILEITGWVEDGTIMGVRHRDYPHIQGVQFHPESVLTQNGKQLLRNFLERI; encoded by the coding sequence TTGATTATTGTTATTGATAATTACGATAGTTTCACATACAATATTGTTCAATATTTAGGAGAACTAGGGCAAGAATTACCCATTGCTGCTGAAGTTCAGGTATTTAGAAATGATCGGATTTCCCTAGAAGAAATTCGTCAAATGAAACCCGACGCCGTGGTAATTTCTCCAGGGCCAGGTCGTCCCGAAGATGCTGGAATTTCCCTAGAATTAATTAGAGAATTGGGGCCGACTTTACCCATTTTAGGAGTATGTTTAGGTCATCAAAGTATTGGCCAGGTGTTTGGGGGAAATATTATTTCGGCACCGGAATTAATGCACGGAAAAACATCTCCTATCCATCATACAGGCGTTGGTGTGTTTAAAAATTTAGAGAATCCATTAACAGCAACTCGCTATCATAGTTTAGTGATTGAACGAGAAACCTGTCCCGATATTTTAGAAATTACCGGATGGGTAGAAGATGGGACAATTATGGGGGTTCGTCATCGGGACTATCCCCACATTCAAGGGGTACAATTTCACCCAGAAAGCGTTTTGACCCAGAATGGTAAACAACTTCTAAGAAACTTCCTAGAACGAATATAA
- a CDS encoding periplasmic protein, similar to transforming growth factor induced protein has product MNNFIENQNKGKNLGIVSLLGLLTLGTISPVVAAEVQMSANSELICRQPSQDLAQMPISPKVIQGVVGDLATVILADERFKILGMILKSIGLLDALKQGDFTIFAPTDEALAKLPQQILDAILKSQNLNRFTELLEYHVIPGKVTTTDLKSGKLKTLEGDSVTIKTKKNQIKVGNATIIDSDIPASNGVIHVIDQILILPK; this is encoded by the coding sequence ATGAACAATTTCATAGAAAATCAAAACAAAGGCAAAAATTTAGGAATTGTCAGTCTTTTAGGTTTATTAACATTAGGAACTATTTCCCCCGTAGTCGCCGCCGAAGTTCAAATGTCTGCCAATTCCGAACTGATTTGTCGCCAACCTAGCCAAGATTTGGCTCAAATGCCTATTTCTCCAAAAGTGATTCAAGGTGTGGTCGGAGATTTAGCCACGGTGATTTTAGCCGATGAACGCTTTAAAATTCTAGGGATGATTTTAAAATCTATTGGATTATTAGATGCCTTAAAACAGGGAGATTTTACTATTTTTGCGCCAACAGATGAAGCTCTAGCTAAATTACCGCAACAAATTTTAGATGCTATTCTAAAATCCCAAAACCTCAACCGATTTACCGAATTATTAGAATATCATGTAATCCCAGGTAAAGTCACAACAACAGATTTAAAATCAGGAAAACTCAAAACTTTAGAAGGAGATTCTGTTACTATTAAGACAAAGAAAAATCAAATTAAAGTCGGAAATGCCACGATAATTGATTCTGATATTCCGGCGAGTAATGGAGTAATTCATGTTATTGATCAAATTTTAATTCTACCTAAATAA
- a CDS encoding response regulator receiver modulated diguanylate cyclase/phosphodiesterase, which yields MNDAQPNHSLNSILIVDDTPDNLYLLSAMLTEQGYNVRCVINGSSAIMVAISDPPDLILLDIRMPQMSGYDVCKKLKSSERTRDIPVIFLSASNEVFDKIQAFEVGGLDYITKPFEIREVLVRIKNQLNLQEAKLQIKKFNTELEQRVKERTEELELANLRLLYMASHDALTGLPNRVFFMEQLMTVLAYTHTCSSSQFAVLFLDCDDFKVVNDSLGHLAGDQLLKAVARRLSNCINPNYTLARFEGDEFTVLLEKIESVDEATQLAETIQQALTKPFLLHEHEVFINTSIGIVLGNSDYEQPEYLLRDADTAMYQAKTLGKARYQVFNREMHTRALTRLQLENDLRRAIERQEFIVYYQPIVCLSTGIISSFEALVRWRHPQRGLVPPDHFIPIAEATGLIVPLGFWVLENSCRQLKQWQEKSAQRGEVFDVTMSVNLSVKQFSQPNLIEQIDQVLEHLKLDSKNLKLEITESAIMDNSELASQLFEQLKKRNIQLSLDDFGTGYSSLSYLHRFPLDIIKIDRSFISNLDLIGKNLEVVQAILNLAHHLGMSVVAEGIETPEQLSLLRFLGCELAQGYLFAQPLDAEAAETLLFSHPQW from the coding sequence ATGAATGACGCTCAACCAAATCACTCACTCAACAGTATTTTGATTGTTGATGATACACCCGATAATTTATATCTTTTGTCAGCGATGTTAACAGAACAGGGGTATAATGTTCGCTGTGTTATTAATGGTTCATCTGCGATTATGGTGGCGATTTCTGACCCACCGGATTTAATTTTATTAGATATTCGGATGCCTCAAATGAGTGGATATGATGTTTGCAAAAAGTTAAAATCTTCCGAACGCACCCGAGATATTCCTGTAATTTTTTTAAGTGCATCAAATGAAGTTTTTGATAAAATTCAAGCCTTTGAAGTGGGAGGTTTAGACTATATTACTAAACCTTTTGAAATTCGAGAAGTTTTAGTTAGAATCAAAAATCAATTAAATTTACAAGAGGCAAAATTACAAATTAAAAAATTCAATACCGAACTGGAACAACGGGTTAAAGAACGCACTGAGGAACTAGAACTAGCTAATTTACGATTATTATACATGGCATCCCATGACGCACTTACGGGTTTACCGAATCGAGTGTTTTTTATGGAACAATTGATGACAGTTTTGGCTTATACCCACACCTGTTCTAGCTCTCAATTTGCGGTATTATTTCTCGATTGTGATGATTTTAAAGTTGTTAATGATTCTTTGGGACATTTAGCTGGAGATCAACTTTTAAAGGCGGTGGCGAGAAGATTAAGCAATTGTATTAATCCTAATTATACCTTGGCTCGATTTGAAGGGGATGAATTCACTGTCCTGTTAGAAAAGATTGAATCCGTTGATGAAGCTACCCAATTAGCGGAAACAATTCAACAGGCTTTAACTAAACCTTTTTTACTCCATGAACATGAAGTTTTTATTAATACCAGTATTGGGATTGTTTTAGGAAATTCTGATTACGAACAGCCAGAATATTTGCTCAGGGATGCAGATACGGCAATGTATCAGGCTAAAACTCTAGGAAAAGCCCGTTATCAGGTGTTCAATCGAGAGATGCACACCCGCGCTTTAACTCGTTTACAGTTAGAAAATGACCTCCGACGTGCGATTGAACGTCAAGAATTTATTGTTTACTATCAACCAATTGTTTGTTTATCAACGGGAATAATTAGTAGTTTTGAAGCCTTAGTTCGTTGGAGACATCCCCAACGGGGCTTAGTTCCACCAGATCATTTTATTCCTATTGCTGAAGCCACCGGTTTAATTGTTCCCTTGGGATTTTGGGTGTTAGAAAACTCCTGTCGTCAACTGAAACAATGGCAAGAAAAATCAGCCCAACGAGGGGAAGTTTTTGATGTTACGATGAGTGTTAATTTATCTGTTAAACAGTTCTCTCAACCCAATTTAATTGAACAAATTGATCAAGTTCTTGAACATTTAAAATTAGATAGCAAAAATCTAAAATTAGAAATTACAGAAAGTGCCATTATGGATAATTCTGAATTAGCATCACAGCTATTTGAACAACTCAAAAAGCGCAACATTCAGTTAAGTTTAGATGACTTTGGGACGGGATATTCTTCCTTAAGTTATTTACACCGATTTCCTTTAGATATTATTAAAATTGACCGCTCTTTTATTAGTAACTTGGATTTGATTGGAAAAAATTTAGAAGTGGTTCAAGCCATTCTCAATCTCGCCCATCATTTAGGAATGAGTGTTGTAGCTGAGGGCATTGAGACACCAGAACAATTATCCCTTCTGAGGTTTTTAGGTTGCGAATTAGCTCAGGGTTATCTATTCGCTCAACCTTTGGATGCAGAAGCCGCAGAAACTCTGCTTTTCTCCCATCCTCAATGGTAA
- the dgkA gene encoding diacylglycerol kinase, which translates to MNVEKPSLSTFPTPSIPIPQTTTLSKSNLSGTMGKKYDRELSWKIASNLLVSFKYAWTGISYTFITQRNFRIHTIIGTLAIGLGLFLQLTRVEIAIIGLTIGAVMTMELLNTAIESVVDLSVGQSYHDLARIAKDCAAAAVLISAFVALLVAGILLLPPLFTWIQVIVSGV; encoded by the coding sequence ATGAATGTAGAAAAACCCTCTCTTTCAACATTTCCTACACCGTCAATTCCTATTCCTCAAACAACAACTTTATCTAAGTCTAATCTTTCCGGGACTATGGGTAAAAAATATGACCGAGAATTATCGTGGAAAATCGCTTCTAATTTATTAGTTAGCTTTAAATATGCTTGGACAGGAATTAGTTATACCTTTATAACCCAACGAAACTTTCGGATTCATACTATCATAGGAACCCTAGCAATTGGCTTGGGTCTTTTTTTGCAGTTAACCCGGGTGGAAATCGCAATTATTGGCCTGACTATCGGTGCGGTGATGACCATGGAATTATTGAACACAGCCATAGAATCGGTGGTTGACTTAAGCGTTGGTCAGTCTTACCATGATTTAGCCAGAATTGCGAAGGATTGTGCGGCGGCGGCGGTTTTAATTTCCGCTTTCGTGGCATTATTGGTAGCGGGAATCTTGCTTTTACCTCCTCTGTTCACCTGGATTCAAGTTATAGTTTCAGGAGTTTAA
- a CDS encoding protein-methionine-S-oxide reductase: MHIFGLGKKLKMPSASDALPGRKQAMSVPDKHYVNGNPLKPPFPPGLEMAVFGMGCFWGAERRFWQQEGVFSTSVGYSAGFTPNPTYEEVCSGQTGHNEVVLVVYDPKIISYEQLLKVFWESHNPTQGMRQGNDAGTQYRSGIYVYSEQQRELAEASRDIYQIALKKGGYETITTEILPAPEFYYAESYHQQYLAKNPNGYCGLGGTKISYQ, encoded by the coding sequence ATGCACATTTTTGGACTGGGTAAAAAACTCAAAATGCCTTCAGCCTCCGACGCCCTACCCGGACGGAAACAAGCCATGTCCGTACCCGACAAACATTATGTCAATGGTAATCCCCTCAAACCTCCCTTTCCCCCAGGATTAGAAATGGCGGTATTTGGGATGGGTTGTTTTTGGGGTGCAGAACGCCGATTTTGGCAGCAGGAAGGGGTGTTTAGCACCTCCGTGGGCTACAGCGCCGGATTTACCCCTAACCCCACCTATGAAGAAGTTTGTAGCGGGCAAACGGGACATAATGAAGTCGTGTTAGTGGTTTATGATCCGAAAATTATTAGTTATGAACAATTGCTAAAAGTCTTTTGGGAAAGCCATAACCCGACCCAGGGAATGCGCCAGGGTAACGATGCTGGGACACAATACCGTTCAGGAATTTATGTTTATTCCGAGCAGCAACGGGAATTAGCAGAAGCCTCCCGGGACATATATCAAATCGCCCTGAAAAAAGGAGGTTATGAAACCATAACCACGGAAATTCTGCCAGCGCCGGAATTTTATTATGCCGAAAGTTATCATCAACAATACTTAGCTAAAAACCCCAATGGCTACTGCGGTTTAGGGGGAACAAAAATCAGTTATCAGTAA
- a CDS encoding DNA methylase N-4/N-6 domain protein yields MANRSHRNTRLIGMNALRKRNGVHTSELEIEIKKYQETVHAVMNLDCLKLLKKIPSNSVQLIVCDPPYNINLAEWDNFDNYIKWASEWLIESERVLSETGNIVIFGGFQYQTEAGSGDLLEIMMYMRRHSKMRLVNVIIWYYKNGMSAHRFFANRHEEIAWFAKTKKYVFDLDAVRIPFDQETKTLYLKDKRLKPESVEKGKNPTNVWEIGRLNGNSLQRVGHPTQKPTEVIRRIVRAMSYPGSVVLDFFAGSGVTTRVCIEEGRHSIANDISTDLNGYLDQHIAKIKPDIFSDFVPFNLLTEIEFESHPVFGKITGNR; encoded by the coding sequence ATGGCTAACCGATCTCACAGAAATACACGACTTATTGGAATGAATGCCCTGCGAAAACGTAACGGGGTTCACACTTCTGAACTTGAAATTGAAATTAAAAAATATCAAGAAACCGTTCATGCTGTTATGAATCTTGATTGTCTTAAACTGCTTAAAAAGATTCCCTCAAACTCGGTTCAACTGATTGTTTGTGATCCTCCTTATAATATAAATCTTGCTGAATGGGATAATTTTGATAATTATATTAAGTGGGCATCTGAATGGTTGATAGAGAGCGAGAGAGTCCTATCTGAGACAGGAAATATTGTTATATTTGGTGGGTTTCAATATCAAACTGAAGCCGGAAGTGGTGATTTACTGGAAATTATGATGTATATGCGCCGTCATAGCAAAATGCGATTAGTCAACGTGATTATTTGGTATTATAAAAATGGAATGAGTGCCCATAGATTCTTTGCCAATCGCCATGAGGAAATAGCTTGGTTTGCGAAGACAAAAAAATATGTTTTTGACTTAGATGCAGTTCGTATACCTTTTGATCAAGAGACTAAAACCCTTTACTTGAAAGATAAAAGATTAAAGCCTGAGAGTGTTGAGAAAGGAAAAAATCCGACGAATGTTTGGGAGATTGGAAGATTGAATGGTAATTCCCTGCAAAGAGTAGGACATCCCACCCAAAAACCAACGGAAGTAATTAGAAGAATTGTCCGGGCGATGTCTTACCCTGGTTCCGTTGTGCTTGATTTTTTTGCGGGTTCAGGAGTGACAACCAGAGTGTGTATAGAAGAAGGAAGACATAGTATAGCAAATGATATTTCTACTGATTTGAATGGCTATTTAGATCAGCATATTGCCAAAATAAAACCCGATATTTTTTCTGATTTTGTCCCCTTTAATTTATTAACTGAAATTGAATTTGAGTCCCATCCAGTGTTTGGCAAAATAACGGGAAATAGGTAG
- a CDS encoding transposase, which yields MLQSLQWRPVVMQSLRNFFSNYAPNLLGEELVEPNPLQINALKALEFYRSKGWKKGVVILPTGTGKTILSALDARIFRGKVLFIVHRLDILKQSISAYKKVWNQATIGILTGESRENELNCDILFASKDTLRQTTELTKYRHDEFDYIVIDEVYHGQTPSYREIFSYFKPRFMLGMTATPDRSSKSYLTPSQLEEIEQWLIPLERRNISELERHLIEEKDWLITCCLFAPYGPKENPVEAIWLQVKNFIRRFYYRCRNFSIAKKLFQLFFKFNLFNPPNLEKYDAFVQMI from the coding sequence ATGCTCCAGTCTCTTCAGTGGCGACCAGTAGTAATGCAGTCTTTAAGAAACTTCTTTTCTAATTATGCTCCTAATCTTCTTGGAGAAGAGTTAGTTGAGCCTAACCCTCTTCAAATAAATGCACTCAAAGCATTAGAATTCTACAGATCAAAAGGTTGGAAGAAAGGCGTTGTGATCTTACCTACAGGTACAGGTAAAACTATATTATCGGCTTTAGATGCTAGAATATTTCGAGGAAAAGTGCTTTTTATTGTTCATAGATTAGATATCCTAAAACAGAGTATCTCTGCATATAAAAAGGTCTGGAATCAGGCAACAATTGGGATACTCACTGGAGAGTCAAGAGAGAACGAGTTAAATTGTGATATTTTATTTGCATCTAAAGATACTCTTCGTCAAACTACCGAGTTAACCAAGTATAGACATGATGAGTTTGACTATATTGTTATTGATGAAGTTTATCATGGTCAAACACCTTCTTACAGAGAAATTTTTTCCTATTTCAAACCAAGATTTATGCTTGGAATGACTGCTACACCAGATCGAAGTTCAAAAAGCTATTTAACACCCTCACAACTTGAAGAAATTGAACAGTGGCTAATTCCCTTAGAAAGACGAAACATCTCCGAGTTAGAAAGGCATCTAATCGAAGAGAAAGATTGGTTGATAACTTGTTGTTTATTTGCACCTTATGGCCCGAAAGAAAATCCAGTAGAAGCGATCTGGTTACAAGTGAAAAATTTTATTAGACGGTTTTATTATCGGTGTCGAAACTTCTCAATAGCTAAAAAGTTATTCCAGCTTTTCTTTAAGTTTAATTTGTTCAATCCTCCCAACTTAGAAAAATATGATGCTTTTGTACAAATGATTTAG
- a CDS encoding N-6 DNA methylase, whose translation MVAPTNRKQDKFQSYYTNCDHITSYMVGLLECDNNMSVLEPCAGEGVFIDELLKQELTPEITAYELNIDAVNQLNIKYNDLKNIEIIHQDFILANTNKKFDRVIANPPYGAYQSPEKRKQLKKAYPHIYAKETYGLFLIRTMELLKQDGRLVFIIPDTYLSLHHHQGLRKEIISNYKIESITLFPSDFFPGVNFGYAGLSIISIVKEKPNIDYNFPVYNGLHSPSELTELLTKTKKNYEVCRLSYHQLINNPSQAFFLSSKDWISQILSSDNMTVGDICFVVTGFYSGNDGKYLRRSPSVTRGTKKYAIVENNKICRDNLSINPPLNGIKNDCYWVPIVKGGNQRFYKQSEWFMDWGEKAVHDYKVTNKQKARFQNSQFYFRQGIAVPMISSSSITGSLLDGRLFDQSIVGIFPRQDYQDLIYYLLGFFNSKACNDLIRTINISTNNSANYIKKIPLIIPQKQLLETILKEVGRLVILSKSNIINDQDLQKLNEYFYDVYGAKIS comes from the coding sequence ATGGTAGCTCCCACAAATAGAAAGCAAGATAAATTTCAATCCTATTACACGAATTGTGATCATATTACTTCCTATATGGTAGGACTTCTCGAATGTGATAATAATATGTCTGTACTTGAACCTTGTGCGGGTGAGGGTGTGTTTATTGACGAGTTATTAAAACAGGAATTAACCCCAGAAATTACTGCCTATGAGTTAAATATTGATGCTGTAAATCAGTTGAATATTAAATATAATGATTTAAAAAATATTGAGATTATACATCAAGATTTTATACTGGCAAACACTAACAAAAAATTCGATAGAGTGATTGCCAATCCCCCTTATGGAGCATATCAATCACCGGAAAAAAGAAAACAATTAAAAAAAGCATATCCCCATATATATGCTAAGGAAACCTACGGTTTATTTTTAATTCGGACAATGGAATTATTGAAACAGGACGGACGACTGGTTTTTATTATTCCAGATACCTATTTATCACTCCATCATCATCAAGGTTTGCGAAAAGAAATTATTAGTAATTATAAAATAGAATCAATCACGCTTTTTCCTTCTGATTTTTTCCCTGGTGTTAATTTTGGCTATGCGGGTTTAAGTATAATATCTATTGTTAAGGAAAAACCCAATATTGATTACAATTTTCCTGTATATAATGGTCTGCATTCACCGTCAGAGTTGACAGAATTATTAACCAAAACCAAGAAAAATTATGAAGTTTGTAGACTTTCCTACCATCAGCTTATTAACAATCCATCCCAGGCTTTTTTTCTGTCTTCAAAAGACTGGATTTCTCAAATTCTGAGTTCTGATAATATGACAGTAGGTGATATTTGTTTTGTGGTAACGGGTTTTTATTCGGGTAATGATGGTAAGTATTTAAGGCGATCGCCATCTGTTACTAGGGGGACTAAAAAGTATGCTATTGTAGAGAATAATAAGATATGTAGGGATAATCTTTCTATTAATCCGCCCCTGAATGGCATCAAAAATGATTGTTATTGGGTTCCTATTGTCAAGGGTGGTAATCAAAGATTCTACAAACAATCAGAATGGTTTATGGACTGGGGAGAAAAAGCAGTTCATGATTATAAAGTTACTAATAAGCAAAAAGCTAGATTTCAGAATTCTCAATTTTATTTCCGTCAAGGAATTGCTGTACCGATGATATCCTCCTCCTCAATTACGGGATCATTGCTTGATGGTAGATTATTTGATCAGTCTATTGTGGGAATATTTCCCCGCCAAGATTACCAGGATTTAATTTACTATTTACTGGGTTTTTTTAATAGTAAAGCTTGTAATGATCTGATTAGAACTATCAATATAAGCACCAATAATTCCGCTAATTATATCAAGAAAATACCCTTGATTATACCACAAAAACAGTTATTAGAAACTATATTAAAAGAAGTGGGGCGGCTGGTTATATTATCTAAGTCTAATATTATTAATGATCAAGATTTGCAAAAATTGAATGAATACTTTTATGATGTATATGGTGCTAAAATATCATGA
- the argC gene encoding N-acetyl-gamma-glutamyl-phosphate reductase has translation MVNAERIPVGIVGASGYGGVQLVRLLQDHPLVRIAYLGGDSSAGKPFCSLYPHLNECVDLVIEPIDIDKIASKCQIVFLSLPNNLAYTMAPQLIEKGCKVLDLSADYRFSNLDIYKKWYGGERTDQAIAATAVYGLPELYRDRLATAQLVGCAGCYVTASLLAISPLLKQGLVDPHTTIIDAKSGTSGGGRQAKVNMLLAEADSSIGAYSVGGHHRHTPEIEQVCSDLAGHDILVQFTPHLMPMVRGILATVYATLRDPGLVREDLITIYKAFYRNSPLVKILPGGTYPQTKWACGTNLCYLGIEVDQRTGRVIVMSAIDNLIKGQAGQGVQCMNIMMGWEETLGLPQLCFYP, from the coding sequence ATGGTTAATGCAGAACGGATTCCCGTCGGTATTGTTGGAGCCTCGGGCTATGGTGGTGTGCAGTTGGTGCGTTTGTTACAGGATCATCCCCTGGTCAGAATTGCTTATTTGGGCGGGGATAGTAGCGCCGGAAAACCCTTTTGTAGTCTTTATCCCCATTTGAATGAATGTGTGGATTTAGTGATCGAACCTATTGATATTGATAAAATAGCCTCTAAATGTCAAATTGTTTTTCTATCCCTACCTAATAATTTAGCCTATACAATGGCGCCACAATTAATAGAAAAAGGATGTAAAGTATTAGATTTATCAGCCGATTATCGGTTTTCTAATTTAGACATTTATAAAAAATGGTATGGGGGAGAACGCACGGATCAAGCCATCGCAGCAACGGCAGTTTATGGCTTACCTGAATTGTATCGCGATCGCCTAGCTACGGCTCAATTAGTTGGTTGTGCCGGGTGTTATGTAACAGCAAGTTTATTAGCAATTTCTCCCCTATTAAAACAGGGATTAGTTGATCCCCATACCACAATTATTGACGCCAAATCCGGCACTTCTGGAGGAGGAAGACAGGCTAAAGTTAATATGTTATTAGCCGAAGCTGATAGTTCAATCGGGGCCTATAGTGTCGGAGGTCATCATCGCCATACCCCAGAAATTGAACAGGTTTGTAGTGACTTAGCCGGACATGATATTTTAGTTCAATTCACTCCCCATTTAATGCCAATGGTACGGGGAATTTTAGCCACGGTTTATGCAACTTTACGAGATCCAGGGTTAGTTAGAGAGGATTTAATTACTATTTATAAAGCCTTTTATCGCAATTCTCCCCTGGTTAAAATATTACCTGGTGGTACCTATCCTCAAACAAAATGGGCCTGTGGAACTAACCTTTGTTACTTAGGAATTGAAGTTGATCAACGCACCGGACGAGTGATCGTTATGTCGGCTATTGATAACTTAATTAAAGGTCAAGCCGGACAAGGAGTGCAGTGCATGAATATTATGATGGGTTGGGAAGAAACCTTGGGTTTACCCCAATTGTGTTTCTATCCTTAA